The window GCGCTTCAGCGCGATATGGGCGGTGCCGTGCCACTCGAACCCTTCGCGGCCGACGCCGATGCCGTAGCGCATCGCCATGCCGTCACCCTCGACGAAGTAGAGGAACTTGTTCTGGGTATCGACGATGATAGTGCCCGGCTTCTCCGGGGAGTCGTACCGCACTTCCTGCCGGTGATACTTTAGGGGCACCTTCTCTATCGGGATGCGCGGCAGCTGATAGCCGGCATCGGTCATCGCGCCATAGTTGTTGGTGAACAATTGCCCGCCGATGGTGCTGCAGCCGCTGATCGCCGTCGATAACGCAAGAGCAGCGACGATTGCAAATGACTTCACGCGCATGAATAGGTCCGCTGCCCTGCCTGAATATCAGCGGCACGAGTCGGCCGCTTTGTTGCCTACATTCATGCTGGCAATTCTTTTGCTTGCCAAGCAGGTACTGCCTATATGCGAGGTTCTACCTGCCGGTAAGCACGCAACTGCGACATTTCGGCAACAGGCCCTACAGGATTGTGAAACAAAATCAATGGGGCCTGCCCGAAGCACCGCTGAAGACAAAGGAGAGCGCCATGAATGTCGGTGATGCCGCGGAGCGTTCCGGCCTGCCGGCCAAGACCATCCGCTATTATGAGGAGATCGGCCTGATCCGGCCGGCGCGGGCCGAAAACGGCTACCGCGATTATTCCGGCGACGACATCCACAGGCTGGCTTTCCTGCGCCGCGCCCGCAATCTCGGCTTTTCAATCGACGATTGCAGGCAGCTTATGGCGCTTTACCAGGATCGCAGCCGCGCCAGCCACGACGTGCGCGAAATCGCCGCCGCCCATGTCAGGGCGATCGAGGAGAAGGTGCGCGAGCTGCAGTCGATGCGCGCGACGCTGCAGACACTGATCCACGCGTGTCATGGTGACGCGCGGCCGGAGTGTCCGATATTGGATGATATGGCGGGGGTGGTGGAGGACGAGAAGGCGTTGCTCGCGTAATTTTTGTCGATGGGGGAGCAAGCCAGCGACAAGCGCCTCAACCAAACTGGTGCAAGAGCGGGAAGGTGGAGAGTAGCGCTGTTCGCCTGCTATGTGTTTGGGTTGTGGATAATTTCCCACAGATGTCCGTCCGGGTCACGAAAGTAACCGGAGTAGATACTCCAGGGTCTGTCGTGCAGTTCAGTGACGGGTGCTCCCGCCGCTTCGGCTTTGGCTAGCAGCTCGTCCACTTACTGCCGGGTCTCGACGACATGGCCAAGGCTGAACTCCCCGCTACGCGCCGGCCCGGGTGCGATGCCTGCGTCTTTAGCAAGTTCACTACGCGGGTAAAGGGCGAGAGGCACGCATCAGTGGTTCCCATCCATCGGGCTGGTTTGTCAACCAGATAATCGCCGTCAAACAACGGGTTCAAACCGTGAGCAAAATCTGGCATGGTGGCTCCCATGCCTATCATCTCCCCGATTCCCATCAATCCCCTGATCGACGGCCGCCAGTCGGAGCGCGCCATGCTGGTGAGGCGCGGCGTGCAGCGTCTGCTCAAGGAAATGGGCGCGCATGTGCTGCCAGAGCTGTCGCTCGCGACCGGCCGGCGCGCCGATCTCGTCGCGCTGACGCGGCAGGGCGACATCTGGATCATCGAGATCAAATCCTCGATCGAGGATTTCCGGGTCGACCGCAAATGGCCGGACTATCGCCTCCACTCGGACCGCTTCTTCTTCGCCACCCATCCCGGCGTGCCCTCGGAGATTTTCCCCGAAGAATGCGGCTTCATCCTTTCCGACGGCTACGGCGCCGAGATCCTGCGCAACGCGCCGGAGCACCGCATGGCGGCCGCAACGCGCAAGGCGCTGATGCTGCGCATCGCGCGAGCGGGTGCTGCGCGCCTGCTGGCGGCGGAACTCGCCGGGGTTTCAGTGCCGGCGCTGGAGGGGGAGAGCGAGTAGCCGGTTCCTCGCCCACGAAGTGGTCCGCCTTCGCCTGGGCCTGGCCTACTCCACTTCTTCCTCAACTCCACCAGTGGCGGGCGCCATCAGCAGCACCGCGGCGCCAAGCAGTGCTGCGAGCAGCGAGCCGGCAAGGATGCCGATCTTCACCGCGTCCTGAAGCGCCACATCGCCGGCGAAGGCGAGAAGGCCGATGAAGAGGCTCATGGTGAAGCCGATGCCGCACAGCAGCGAAATGCCGATCATGTGCGTCCAGCCGGCATTGACCGGCAGGTCGGCAAGGCCGAGCCGGATGGCAAGCGCGGAGGAGCCGAAGACGCCGACCAGCTTGCCCAGCACAAGGCCGGCGGCGACGCCGAGCGTCAGCGGTTCGACCAGCCCGGCGAGGCTGAGGCCGCCAAGCGAGACGCCGGCATTGGTGAAACCGAAGATCGGGATGACGATGAAAGACACTATTCTGTATAGGCCGTGTTCCAGCCTATGCAGCGGCGAATGCTCGGTGTCATGGCCGATGCCGGCGGTGCGTTCGAGCGGGATGGTGAGCGCCAGCGCCACGCCGGCAAGCGTGGCATGCACGCCCGATTTCAGCACCAGCACCCAAAGCACCGCGCCAAGCACCAGATAAGGCACGAGGTTCATCACCCGCATGCGGTTGAGCACGATGAGCACGGCGATGACGGCGAAGGCTGAGCCGAGATAGGCGAGCGACAGACCGGTGGTGTAGAAGATCGCGATGATGATGACGGCGCCGAGATCGTCGATGATGGCGAGCGCGGTCAGGAACACCTTCAGCGAGGCCGGCACGCGGCTGCCGAGCAGCGACAGCACGCCGAGCGCGAAGGCGATGTCGGTGGCGGTCGGAATCGCCCAGCCGGAGAGTGCTGCGGAATTGTTGCGGTTGATCGCGACATAGACCAGCGCCGGCACCACCATGCCGCCGGCGGCGGCGATGCCGGGCAGCACCCGGCGCGGCCAGGTCGAGAGCTGGCCGTCCAGCATCTCGCGCTTGATCTCCAGCCCGACCAGCAGGAAGAACACCGCCATCAGCCCGTCATTGATCCAGTGCGAGACGCTGAGCGGCCCGAGATAGGCATGGAGGACGGCGAAATAGGTTTCGGCCAAGGGCGAATTGGCGACGATCAGCGCAAGGGCCGCGGCCGCCATCAGGATGATGCCGCCGGCCGCCTCACTATCGAGGAATTCGCGCAGGATCGGTTTTGGCCGCTCGTCTTGCATGGTCGCTCCCTAACCCAGCCTATTGGCCGGGAACCTGTAGTCCATTGATGCGCAGCGCCAGTGGCGATGCAAGGCTTACGAGTTACACGGCAGCGCATGTTTCGAAAATTAACTAACCGCCCGTCCCATCGTCATCCACGGGCGAAGCAAGGAGCGAAGCGACGCGGCGCAGACCCGAGGATCCATTCCGTTACATCGGAGCGGTGCCAACGGTGCAGAATTCTGCTCCGCTGCGTTCTTCGGCCGGGGTCACGGAATGGATCCTCGGGTCTCCGCGTCCGCTTTGCTCCCGCTCCGCCCGTGGATGACGACGCCTGCCTAACGCGGCGCGCGCTTGGCCAGGATACGCTGCAAGGTGCGGCGATGCATGTTGAGCCGGCGCGCGGTCTCAGAAACGTTGCGGTCGCACATTTCGTAGACGCGCTGGATGTGCTCCCAACGGACCCGGTCGGCCGACATCGGATTTTCCGGCGGCGCGGCGCGCGTGCCCGAGGTGCGGGTCAGCGCGGCAAAGACATCGTCGGCGTCGGCCGGCTTGGAGAGATAGTCGATGGCGCCGAGCTTCACCGCGGTCACCGCGGTGGCGATATTGCCGTAGCCGGTCAGGATGACGGTGCGGGCATCGTCGCGCTTCTCGCGGATGGCGGCAACGACGTCGAGGCCGTTGCCATCGCCCAGTCGCATGTCGACCACCGCATAGGCCGGCGGACGGGCGCGCGCCTTGGCGACCGCCTCTTCGACGCTCTCGGCCGTCTCGACCACGAAGCCCCTGGTTTCCATGGCCCGGGCAAGCCGGGTCACGAACGGCTTGTCGTCATCGACGATCAGCAGCGAGGTGTCCTCGCCCTCTACCATCGTAGCCGTGGTTTCGTCTGCGCTCATCGTCATTGCGATTCCTGCTGCCTTAATTTTACGCAGATACAATTCCGCAACACCAATGTCCAACTTTTAGAGCCAGTCGCAGGTTGCCATGCGGCCAGCAGCGCCGGCTCAGGTCCGGGTCAGGCCCGGCTCAGGCATTGTCGAACATGCTCGCCGGCGCCTGCTCTGGGTTGAGGAAGACACTGCGCGGCCAGGATACCTGCACCACGGCGCCTTCGCCGAGGCCGCTCGAATTGCGGAAATCGAGCGTCGCCCCGGAGCGCTCCAGCAAGGTCTTGGCGATGAACAGCCCCAGCCCGAGGCCACCGCCCGCCTCGTTGCCCTGGCGGGTCGACATATAAGGCTCGCCGATGCGGTCGATGATCTCGGCCGGGAAGCCAGGCCCGTCGTCGGTGATGGAGAGGGTGACTGCGACCTCGTCCCAGGTCCAGCTGATGGTGACCGACTTGCGGGCGAAATCGACGGCGTTCTCGACCAGATTGCCGAGCCCATAGATGACGCCGGGGCTGCGCTGCCCGACTGGCTCGGGGCCGATGCGCTCGCCGGGACGCAGCTGGATCGAAATGCCGAAATCGCGGTGCGGCGCCGTCACCTCCTCGATCAGCGAGGTCAGCGGCAGGCGCGACAGATGCGCCTCGCCCTCGGTGGACAGGCTGGTCAGCCGCTTCAGGATCTCGCGGCAGCGCTCGC is drawn from Mesorhizobium sp. B1-1-8 and contains these coding sequences:
- a CDS encoding L,D-transpeptidase translates to MRVKSFAIVAALALSTAISGCSTIGGQLFTNNYGAMTDAGYQLPRIPIEKVPLKYHRQEVRYDSPEKPGTIIVDTQNKFLYFVEGDGMAMRYGIGVGREGFEWHGTAHIALKREWPTWTPPSQMIRRQPELAKFAGGMEPGLMNPLGARAMYLFNKGGDMGYRLHGSPEWNSIGKAMSSGCIRLMNQDIIDLYDRTSVGAKVIVL
- the cueR gene encoding Cu(I)-responsive transcriptional regulator, which encodes MNVGDAAERSGLPAKTIRYYEEIGLIRPARAENGYRDYSGDDIHRLAFLRRARNLGFSIDDCRQLMALYQDRSRASHDVREIAAAHVRAIEEKVRELQSMRATLQTLIHACHGDARPECPILDDMAGVVEDEKALLA
- a CDS encoding VOC family protein; amino-acid sequence: MDELLAKAEAAGAPVTELHDRPWSIYSGYFRDPDGHLWEIIHNPNT
- a CDS encoding MmcB family DNA repair protein; the encoded protein is MPIISPIPINPLIDGRQSERAMLVRRGVQRLLKEMGAHVLPELSLATGRRADLVALTRQGDIWIIEIKSSIEDFRVDRKWPDYRLHSDRFFFATHPGVPSEIFPEECGFILSDGYGAEILRNAPEHRMAAATRKALMLRIARAGAARLLAAELAGVSVPALEGESE
- the nhaA gene encoding Na+/H+ antiporter NhaA, which codes for MQDERPKPILREFLDSEAAGGIILMAAAALALIVANSPLAETYFAVLHAYLGPLSVSHWINDGLMAVFFLLVGLEIKREMLDGQLSTWPRRVLPGIAAAGGMVVPALVYVAINRNNSAALSGWAIPTATDIAFALGVLSLLGSRVPASLKVFLTALAIIDDLGAVIIIAIFYTTGLSLAYLGSAFAVIAVLIVLNRMRVMNLVPYLVLGAVLWVLVLKSGVHATLAGVALALTIPLERTAGIGHDTEHSPLHRLEHGLYRIVSFIVIPIFGFTNAGVSLGGLSLAGLVEPLTLGVAAGLVLGKLVGVFGSSALAIRLGLADLPVNAGWTHMIGISLLCGIGFTMSLFIGLLAFAGDVALQDAVKIGILAGSLLAALLGAAVLLMAPATGGVEEEVE
- a CDS encoding ActR/PrrA/RegA family redox response regulator transcription factor, whose protein sequence is MSADETTATMVEGEDTSLLIVDDDKPFVTRLARAMETRGFVVETAESVEEAVAKARARPPAYAVVDMRLGDGNGLDVVAAIREKRDDARTVILTGYGNIATAVTAVKLGAIDYLSKPADADDVFAALTRTSGTRAAPPENPMSADRVRWEHIQRVYEMCDRNVSETARRLNMHRRTLQRILAKRAPR